One part of the Parabacteroides sp. FAFU027 genome encodes these proteins:
- a CDS encoding PhoH family protein, producing the protein MIEKVIILDSVDLVVFYGVNNCNLQLLKSLFPKIRLAARGSVIRVIGDEEDTNAFEQTIRKLEAYCLEFNVLDENIIISFVKGAEPAEVKLDNLIIHGVSGKSITARTPNQKKLVEAFDKNDMVFALGPAGSGKTYVAIALAVRALKNKQVKKIILSRPAVEAGEKLGFLPGDMKEKIDPYLQPLYDALQDMLPGAKLKEYMENNIIQIAPLAFMRGRTLSDAVIILDEAQNTSTHQIKMFLTRLGLNAKMIITGDITQIDLPPMQKSGMIQALQILKNVKGIGKVEFDKNDIVRHVLVQRIVEAYEKHDERKIVAQIMKEENKDEE; encoded by the coding sequence ATGATAGAAAAAGTAATCATCCTTGACAGTGTCGATCTGGTCGTTTTTTACGGCGTGAACAACTGCAACCTTCAACTCCTCAAATCTCTTTTCCCGAAAATCCGTTTGGCTGCGCGTGGTAGTGTGATCCGTGTAATCGGCGATGAGGAAGATACGAATGCTTTTGAGCAGACGATCCGTAAACTGGAAGCTTACTGTCTTGAATTTAATGTGCTGGATGAAAATATCATTATCAGCTTTGTAAAAGGCGCAGAACCCGCCGAGGTGAAGCTGGATAACCTGATTATCCACGGGGTGAGCGGAAAATCTATCACGGCGCGCACGCCCAATCAAAAGAAGCTGGTGGAAGCCTTTGATAAAAACGATATGGTTTTTGCTCTTGGACCTGCGGGATCAGGAAAAACCTATGTGGCGATTGCATTGGCTGTACGGGCGTTGAAAAACAAACAGGTGAAGAAGATTATCCTGAGCCGCCCTGCTGTGGAGGCGGGCGAGAAACTCGGCTTTCTTCCCGGCGATATGAAAGAGAAGATCGACCCTTATCTGCAACCACTCTATGATGCTTTGCAGGACATGCTGCCTGGTGCAAAGCTGAAAGAATATATGGAGAACAACATCATCCAGATTGCACCGCTGGCCTTTATGCGCGGGCGAACACTCAGCGATGCTGTAATTATCCTCGATGAAGCACAAAATACCTCTACACATCAAATCAAGATGTTTCTCACCCGTCTTGGCCTGAATGCCAAAATGATTATCACCGGAGATATTACACAGATTGACCTTCCTCCGATGCAAAAGTCGGGCATGATACAGGCGCTTCAGATTCTGAAGAATGTAAAAGGAATCGGTAAGGTGGAATTTGACAAAAACGATATTGTGCGCCATGTGTTGGTGCAGCGTATTGTTGAGGCTTACGAGAAGCACGATGAGCGTAAGATCGTAGCGCAGATCATGAAAGAGGAAAATAAGGATGAAGAGTGA
- a CDS encoding DUF6377 domain-containing protein, whose protein sequence is MKKLFSVLLLFMVVHLAFANHERDSLLNVLDNTIANCPIYSARKEARLNKLKVSLRKATSDSLRYAFCGLLYDEYKTYSIDSSLIYAQRKLDFAEKLKDKRKITDSRLNVADGMMSLGRIKSTFEILAPVNIDSYPEMKSYYYHIRRTSYEYLSNLSISRDEKKENELQIDKYRDSLILSGDDQSSVHIMVNAAKWIAAGRSDQALKSLPGYFYSLRPDDHNRAIVAFIISQAYHEKKDRQQEEKWLMVSAIYDLQAVYKNYISLRSLAFMLYEDGDYDRAYTYMKQALEDAIFCKAYLRTIEISKMMPVIDKAYQLQNDAEERHLVIFLIVVSVLAILLLIGGWILYLRQQKIKRARKELSQANEQLVKLNQEMQRVNDEMLILNDDLSEANLALRRSNESLSEVNMIKEEYVGKYMEQCSIYIHKLEEYRKQLIRKSAAGKIEDLIQAVKSEQFIKDELHSFYANFDRTFLRIFPHFVEEFNSLLADGEGIYPKPGELLGTELRIYALIRLGITDSAKISHFLRYSLNTIYNYRTRIRNKAVGSRETFEERVMTIGLK, encoded by the coding sequence ATGAAGAAATTATTTTCTGTTTTATTGCTTTTTATGGTCGTTCACCTTGCTTTCGCGAATCATGAAAGAGATTCGTTGTTGAACGTTCTTGATAATACGATTGCCAATTGCCCTATCTATAGTGCACGAAAGGAGGCACGGCTTAATAAGCTCAAAGTATCATTGAGAAAAGCCACTTCGGATAGTCTGCGATATGCGTTTTGCGGTTTGCTTTATGATGAGTATAAAACCTATTCTATTGATTCTTCTTTGATATATGCCCAAAGGAAATTAGACTTTGCGGAAAAGCTAAAAGATAAACGTAAAATTACAGACTCCAGATTGAATGTAGCTGATGGGATGATGTCGTTGGGCAGAATAAAATCAACTTTTGAAATATTAGCTCCGGTGAATATTGATAGTTATCCGGAGATGAAGTCCTATTATTATCACATCCGTCGAACTTCGTATGAGTATTTATCAAATCTATCCATCAGCAGGGATGAGAAAAAGGAAAATGAGCTGCAGATTGATAAATATCGGGACTCTTTAATTCTTTCAGGAGATGATCAGTCCAGTGTGCATATTATGGTCAATGCGGCTAAATGGATAGCCGCTGGCAGGAGTGATCAAGCCCTAAAATCTTTACCCGGGTACTTTTATTCTCTTCGTCCGGATGATCATAACCGGGCAATAGTTGCTTTTATCATTTCACAGGCATACCACGAAAAAAAGGATCGTCAACAGGAAGAGAAGTGGCTTATGGTCTCTGCGATCTACGACTTGCAGGCTGTATATAAGAACTACATTTCGTTGCGGAGCCTTGCCTTTATGTTGTATGAAGACGGCGATTATGATCGGGCATATACATATATGAAGCAAGCTCTGGAGGATGCCATATTTTGTAAGGCTTATTTGCGAACGATCGAGATATCAAAGATGATGCCGGTCATAGATAAGGCTTATCAATTACAAAATGATGCAGAAGAACGCCATCTGGTTATCTTTCTGATCGTTGTAAGTGTACTGGCTATTTTATTATTAATAGGAGGATGGATATTATATCTACGACAGCAAAAGATAAAGCGGGCCCGTAAGGAGTTAAGTCAGGCTAACGAACAACTCGTTAAGCTAAATCAGGAAATGCAGAGGGTTAATGATGAGATGTTGATACTGAATGATGATCTGTCAGAAGCAAATCTGGCACTGAGGAGGTCTAATGAAAGCTTGTCCGAAGTCAATATGATCAAAGAAGAGTATGTTGGGAAATATATGGAGCAATGTTCGATCTATATTCACAAGCTGGAGGAATACCGGAAGCAATTGATTCGCAAATCAGCTGCCGGCAAAATAGAGGATTTGATTCAAGCGGTCAAATCGGAGCAATTTATAAAAGATGAGCTTCATAGCTTTTATGCTAATTTTGACAGGACATTTCTTCGGATATTTCCCCATTTTGTAGAAGAGTTCAACAGCCTGCTTGCTGATGGAGAGGGTATATACCCTAAGCCGGGAGAACTATTGGGAACTGAATTGAGAATATATGCTTTGATCCGGTTGGGAATTACTGACAGTGCGAAAATCTCACATTTCCTACGCTATTCTCTGAATACAATCTATAACTACCGAACGCGTATCAGAAACAAAGCAGTCGGCTCCCGCGAGACATTCGAGGAACGGGTCATGACGATTGGTCTGAAATGA
- a CDS encoding DUF6377 domain-containing protein, giving the protein MRLLTFAVLLLFVSTLYANTEVVSLLKELDQTLTERSLYTDIKEKKLQLLKTQLRNATDDNVHYVVCGLLFDEYKTYLADSSLEYARMKLRIAEKQHNVFRINESRLDIAYFFSVVGRAKLSLDMLNQVDIDDYPELKGYYHLILRYVYGNLLSYAIDKDEKQRFNSEINRCCEYMLKCPSDRIPGVNIIRSDQLINNRAYTKALKILLPAYSSLPDNHNRALYAYFIAMAYQGLGDRLHEKRWLAISSIYDLKYAYRNYESLYKLAFLLFEEGDINRSHRYILRSLDDALLCKSRARTWEITQIMPIINQAYESANRDRQQLLGVFAGVIVLLLFILLVSRSKMRKHMRQLDIMQKERDLAYEQLKYLNQQLVSANEMLKQTNNDLTEASLIKEEFVGRYIEQCSLYIQKLDEYRRELHKIAMTGKMEDLMRNIRSEKFINEELVTFYTNFDQTFLQLFPNFIEEFNALLQNDYAIHPKPGEGLPTELRMMALIRLGITDSVKMSQFLRYSVTTIYNYRTRIRNKAAIPRDTFEDEVMKIGIKKPEWHKLN; this is encoded by the coding sequence ATGAGATTGTTGACCTTTGCTGTTTTATTGCTATTTGTATCCACTCTTTATGCTAATACAGAGGTCGTTTCTTTGTTGAAAGAGCTGGATCAAACACTTACTGAACGTAGTCTTTATACCGATATAAAAGAGAAAAAACTTCAATTGTTGAAAACGCAGTTACGAAATGCTACGGATGATAATGTACATTATGTCGTTTGTGGTCTGCTTTTCGACGAGTATAAAACTTACCTGGCTGATTCATCATTGGAGTATGCCCGAATGAAACTCCGGATTGCTGAAAAACAACATAATGTTTTCAGAATAAATGAATCCAGACTGGATATAGCCTATTTTTTTTCAGTTGTAGGTAGGGCAAAGCTTAGCCTTGATATGCTTAATCAGGTCGATATTGATGATTATCCTGAACTAAAAGGGTATTACCATTTGATACTCCGGTATGTTTATGGCAATCTTTTATCCTATGCAATTGATAAAGATGAAAAGCAACGGTTTAATTCAGAAATTAATCGTTGTTGCGAGTATATGTTGAAATGTCCATCTGATCGTATTCCGGGTGTAAATATCATCCGTTCGGATCAGTTGATTAATAATAGAGCTTATACAAAAGCGCTGAAGATATTACTACCTGCTTATTCCTCTCTGCCCGATAACCATAACCGGGCGCTTTATGCCTATTTTATTGCAATGGCATACCAGGGATTGGGGGATAGGTTGCATGAAAAGCGATGGTTGGCGATATCTTCCATATATGACCTGAAGTACGCTTACAGGAATTATGAGTCACTCTATAAACTGGCATTCCTATTGTTTGAAGAGGGGGATATTAACCGCTCTCACAGATACATATTAAGGTCTTTGGACGATGCCTTGTTGTGTAAATCAAGAGCCAGGACATGGGAAATCACGCAGATTATGCCTATCATTAATCAGGCATATGAGTCTGCAAATCGGGATCGTCAGCAGCTTTTGGGGGTTTTTGCCGGCGTAATTGTTCTCCTGCTATTCATTTTGCTTGTTTCGAGAAGTAAAATGAGAAAGCATATGCGACAGCTTGACATTATGCAGAAAGAGCGGGATCTGGCTTATGAGCAATTAAAGTACCTCAATCAGCAGCTTGTATCCGCTAATGAGATGCTGAAGCAAACTAATAATGATTTGACAGAGGCCAGTTTGATTAAGGAGGAATTTGTAGGGCGTTATATAGAGCAATGTTCTCTGTATATTCAGAAGCTGGACGAATACAGACGGGAACTCCACAAAATCGCGATGACCGGAAAAATGGAGGATCTGATGAGGAACATCCGCTCGGAAAAGTTTATTAACGAAGAACTGGTTACATTTTATACCAACTTCGATCAGACCTTCCTGCAGCTTTTCCCCAATTTTATTGAGGAGTTTAATGCTTTATTGCAGAATGATTATGCCATACACCCCAAACCGGGAGAAGGATTGCCGACAGAGCTCCGTATGATGGCATTGATACGACTAGGAATAACAGACAGTGTAAAGATGTCGCAGTTTTTGCGCTATTCTGTTACCACAATCTATAACTATAGAACCAGGATCAGAAATAAAGCTGCTATTCCAAGGGATACATTTGAAGATGAGGTAATGAAAATCGGAATCAAGAAACCTGAATGGCATAAATTAAATTGA
- a CDS encoding lipoate--protein ligase produces MIYVISKSFKPQFNIALEEYCFRTLRHHDKVLMLWRNEPSIILGKFQNTLEEINMSYVRENGIHVVRRISGGGAVYHDRNNLNYTIISNEDKGSEFDFKSFAGPVIEALESLGVKVCLSNRNDILINEKKISGHAQAYIRGRIMHHGCLLFNSELSALSRALEIPKDEFISRGVKSVRSSVDNIYPHLAEKITIEEFTDCILHQMKLRFPDMEEYLFSDDELAEVAKISTEKFSSWEWNFGHSPKYTIKRKTVFATGELLVCADIKNSVIENIYFDGAFALNNSGLSSVESALLGVKYTREDIRERLHQFSTDCYLKGIQINELVGAIVD; encoded by the coding sequence ATGATCTATGTGATTAGCAAATCATTCAAACCACAGTTCAACATTGCCTTAGAAGAATATTGCTTCAGGACACTTCGTCATCACGACAAAGTGCTTATGCTCTGGAGAAATGAGCCTTCCATCATATTGGGCAAATTCCAGAATACACTCGAAGAGATAAATATGTCATACGTAAGGGAAAATGGGATCCATGTTGTCCGGCGTATTTCGGGCGGTGGAGCCGTGTATCATGATCGCAACAATCTGAATTACACAATCATCTCCAATGAGGATAAAGGTTCTGAATTTGATTTCAAATCTTTTGCCGGCCCTGTCATAGAAGCATTGGAATCGTTGGGAGTGAAAGTCTGTTTATCAAACCGTAACGATATTCTGATTAATGAAAAAAAAATAAGTGGCCATGCACAGGCTTATATCCGGGGGCGTATCATGCACCACGGTTGCCTGTTGTTCAATAGCGAACTGAGCGCATTGTCCAGAGCATTGGAAATCCCGAAAGACGAGTTCATATCCAGAGGGGTCAAATCGGTGCGTAGTTCCGTTGACAACATATACCCGCATTTGGCTGAAAAGATCACGATAGAGGAATTTACCGATTGCATTTTGCATCAGATGAAACTCCGGTTTCCTGATATGGAAGAATATCTGTTCAGTGACGATGAACTGGCCGAGGTGGCTAAAATCAGTACCGAAAAATTCAGTTCCTGGGAGTGGAACTTTGGGCACTCTCCTAAATATACCATTAAACGTAAAACCGTATTTGCAACAGGAGAGCTTCTCGTCTGCGCGGATATTAAAAACTCCGTAATCGAGAATATCTACTTTGACGGTGCTTTTGCGCTGAACAATAGTGGTCTTTCATCCGTTGAGAGCGCTCTGCTAGGTGTAAAATACACCCGGGAAGATATCAGGGAGCGGTTGCATCAGTTTTCTACGGATTGCTATTTGAAAGGAATTCAGATCAATGAGTTAGTAGGAGCGATTGTAGATTGA
- the lpdA gene encoding dihydrolipoyl dehydrogenase, producing the protein MAYEIIMPKAGIDMTEGQIVKWLKQEGDKVEEGEIILEIMTDKTSMEIEAEVSGYLIKILHREGETVPVAEVIAYIGEQGESPDNQPEEKTEDAPVEQPQTGDKPLIRLEDSYHVVVIGGGPAGYFAAIRAAQLGAKVAIIEKGAYGGTCLNWGCIPTKAYLKNAEIIEAIELAASRGIILENTKYSIDMDKVLKFKDGVVKKLSLGVETLLKSNGVDIFRGVAKINKNKDVVVNDSQIIKADKIILAGGSKVSKINIPGIDNPRVLSSDDVLMLREIPETLTVIGGGVVGIEMGLALHALGCKITVVEMMDRIIPGIDAEASAVLSATLKKKGMTIITSASITGIEERRNKLQIKLASGDVVESDKALLSIGRVPDLEGIGEVEFVTERGKIKVDKYMETSVKGIYAPGDINGIKMLAHVAFRMGEVAAENAVKGNHRSVKLSSAPSVVYTSPEVAMVGLTEEQARERCDIRVGRFEFAANGRAMASSETVGFVKVIADNKYGEILGVHIVGPTAAEMINQAASLMELEITVDEVIKTIYGHPTYSEALYEACADVLGEAIHIPKKKK; encoded by the coding sequence ATGGCTTATGAAATAATCATGCCCAAAGCCGGTATTGATATGACCGAAGGGCAAATTGTGAAATGGCTAAAGCAGGAAGGTGACAAGGTGGAAGAGGGTGAGATCATTCTCGAAATCATGACCGACAAAACCAGCATGGAGATTGAAGCGGAAGTTTCAGGATATCTGATCAAAATCCTTCACAGGGAGGGAGAGACGGTACCTGTGGCGGAAGTAATCGCATATATCGGAGAACAGGGAGAATCTCCGGATAATCAACCTGAGGAAAAGACTGAAGATGCTCCTGTAGAACAACCTCAAACCGGTGACAAACCATTGATCCGTCTGGAAGACAGTTATCATGTGGTTGTAATCGGCGGAGGTCCTGCCGGCTATTTTGCGGCTATTCGTGCGGCACAGCTGGGCGCTAAAGTTGCGATTATAGAAAAAGGAGCATACGGAGGTACCTGCCTGAACTGGGGATGTATCCCGACCAAGGCTTATCTGAAAAATGCCGAAATCATAGAAGCGATAGAGCTGGCAGCTTCACGCGGTATTATTCTGGAAAATACGAAGTACTCCATCGATATGGACAAAGTGCTGAAATTCAAAGATGGTGTTGTGAAAAAACTATCCCTTGGGGTAGAAACATTGCTGAAAAGCAATGGTGTGGACATTTTCCGCGGTGTGGCTAAAATCAATAAAAACAAAGATGTGGTGGTCAATGATTCGCAAATCATCAAGGCCGATAAGATCATTCTGGCCGGTGGTTCTAAAGTATCGAAAATCAATATCCCCGGCATTGATAATCCACGCGTACTGTCGAGCGACGATGTGCTGATGCTGAGAGAAATTCCGGAAACACTGACCGTGATCGGCGGAGGAGTTGTGGGTATCGAAATGGGACTTGCACTCCATGCTCTCGGTTGTAAAATCACCGTAGTGGAGATGATGGATCGGATCATTCCGGGCATTGATGCCGAAGCGTCGGCTGTATTAAGCGCCACATTGAAGAAAAAGGGAATGACGATTATCACTTCTGCCTCGATTACCGGCATCGAGGAGCGCCGCAATAAGCTGCAGATCAAGCTGGCCAGCGGAGATGTAGTGGAATCGGATAAAGCGCTGCTCTCCATCGGCCGTGTACCTGATCTGGAGGGTATCGGTGAAGTAGAATTTGTAACCGAACGCGGAAAGATCAAAGTGGACAAATACATGGAAACCAGCGTAAAAGGCATTTACGCTCCCGGTGACATTAACGGCATCAAGATGCTGGCTCACGTAGCTTTCCGCATGGGCGAAGTGGCTGCAGAAAATGCGGTGAAAGGCAACCACCGTTCGGTCAAACTCTCGTCTGCTCCATCTGTAGTATATACTTCACCTGAGGTGGCAATGGTTGGTTTGACGGAAGAGCAGGCCCGTGAAAGGTGTGATATCCGTGTCGGACGTTTCGAATTCGCCGCGAATGGTCGTGCCATGGCTTCGAGTGAAACGGTCGGATTCGTAAAAGTGATTGCCGACAACAAATACGGTGAGATCCTGGGAGTACATATCGTTGGTCCTACGGCTGCCGAAATGATCAACCAGGCTGCTTCTCTAATGGAACTGGAAATCACCGTTGACGAAGTGATCAAAACCATTTATGGGCATCCGACTTACTCTGAAGCGCTATATGAAGCATGTGCCGATGTATTGGGCGAAGCCATCCATATTCCGAAAAAGAAAAAGTAA
- a CDS encoding dihydrolipoamide acetyltransferase: MKSTKLRATPAARALAKRLGVDLFHVVGTGAKGRIHKDDVAGFNYEKKIHITPLAYRIAEVHHIDLNGVTGSGHNGKVMKEDVLNLIPDPAIKAIFDRDELYGLPAAASLKATTPSVRNEAESVPTIPAEQGDTEVIPMSMMRKVIGRRMSESYFGAPTFIQTWEVDMTEMNALRAKLMDPVKEKTGKKVTVTDLLSMAVVKTLMKHKYINSSLSADGNQIIFHNYVNLGIAVGLEEGLMVPVVKNAEKMSLSELVVAMKDLTERTLARKVLPDEQSGSTFTISNLGMYGVSHFTAIINQPNAAILSVSSTVKKPVVVNDEIVIRPMMSMSLTSDHRLIDGLGAARFMTELKALIENPITLLI, from the coding sequence ATGAAAAGTACGAAATTAAGAGCAACTCCTGCAGCCCGGGCCTTGGCTAAACGGTTGGGGGTTGACCTGTTTCATGTGGTAGGAACCGGCGCCAAAGGCCGGATTCACAAGGATGATGTGGCCGGCTTCAACTACGAGAAAAAGATTCATATTACACCGTTGGCCTATCGGATAGCAGAAGTGCATCATATCGATCTGAATGGGGTGACCGGCTCGGGCCACAACGGAAAAGTGATGAAGGAGGATGTGTTGAATCTGATTCCCGATCCTGCTATTAAAGCCATCTTTGACCGCGACGAATTATACGGGCTGCCCGCAGCAGCTTCTCTAAAAGCAACGACCCCTTCTGTCAGGAATGAAGCAGAATCGGTTCCGACCATACCGGCAGAACAAGGCGACACAGAAGTCATACCGATGAGCATGATGCGCAAAGTGATCGGCCGGCGTATGTCGGAAAGTTACTTCGGTGCACCTACCTTTATCCAGACCTGGGAAGTGGACATGACCGAAATGAATGCTTTGCGTGCTAAGCTGATGGATCCGGTCAAAGAAAAGACCGGCAAGAAAGTAACCGTTACCGATTTACTTTCGATGGCCGTGGTGAAAACCCTGATGAAACACAAGTATATCAATTCGAGCCTTTCTGCCGATGGCAATCAGATCATATTCCATAATTATGTAAATCTGGGTATTGCAGTCGGATTAGAGGAAGGATTAATGGTACCGGTTGTGAAAAATGCAGAGAAAATGTCGCTCAGCGAGCTGGTGGTGGCAATGAAAGACCTCACAGAACGCACGCTTGCCCGAAAAGTGCTGCCGGATGAGCAATCGGGCAGCACCTTCACCATCAGTAACCTGGGAATGTATGGCGTGAGTCATTTTACGGCAATCATCAATCAGCCGAATGCCGCCATTCTCAGTGTGTCATCTACCGTGAAAAAGCCTGTGGTGGTAAATGATGAAATCGTGATACGGCCCATGATGAGCATGAGCCTGACCAGCGATCACCGGCTAATTGACGGATTGGGCGCTGCCAGATTTATGACAGAACTGAAAGCACTGATCGAAAACCCCATAACATTGCTGATCTGA
- a CDS encoding alpha-ketoacid dehydrogenase subunit beta: MKNETKLMSVRDAIITAMSEEMRKDENVFLMGEDVGIFGGDFGTSVGMLEEFGKERVRDTPISENAISGCAIGAAMTGMRPIVDVTFMDFVVYMMDNIVNQAAKTRYMFGGKGQVPVVFRCAAGSGVGSAAQHSQSLESWFCHIPGLKVVAPGTPADVKGLLKASIRDNNPVIFLEYKAQYNVKGEVPVDPEFVLPLGKADIKKEGKDVTVITYGRMLERVLQAAYEVETSDGVSVEVVDLRTLIPLDKEAVLESVKKTGKVLLVNDAHKTNGFIGEVSAIIAESEAFDYLDAPIMRLAAEDVPVPYNHSLETAMIPNVDRIKKYILNLMNKR, translated from the coding sequence ATGAAAAACGAAACAAAACTAATGTCTGTAAGAGACGCAATTATAACAGCCATGTCCGAAGAAATGCGAAAAGACGAAAACGTATTTCTGATGGGTGAAGATGTCGGTATTTTCGGTGGTGATTTCGGGACATCGGTCGGTATGCTTGAGGAATTCGGCAAAGAACGTGTGCGGGATACTCCCATTTCCGAAAATGCCATTTCAGGTTGTGCCATTGGAGCCGCTATGACAGGTATGCGCCCCATCGTTGATGTCACATTTATGGATTTCGTCGTATACATGATGGATAATATTGTCAACCAGGCAGCCAAGACCCGGTATATGTTTGGCGGTAAAGGACAGGTACCTGTTGTTTTCCGTTGCGCAGCGGGATCCGGTGTAGGCTCTGCAGCTCAACACTCTCAGTCGCTCGAGTCGTGGTTTTGCCATATTCCGGGACTGAAAGTCGTGGCACCGGGTACTCCGGCGGATGTAAAAGGCCTGCTGAAAGCTTCTATCCGGGATAATAATCCGGTGATATTCCTGGAATACAAAGCCCAATACAATGTAAAGGGCGAAGTACCGGTCGATCCCGAATTTGTTTTGCCATTGGGCAAAGCCGATATCAAGAAAGAGGGAAAAGATGTAACGGTCATAACATACGGACGAATGCTGGAGCGTGTACTGCAGGCTGCCTACGAGGTTGAAACCTCTGACGGCGTGAGTGTGGAAGTGGTGGACCTGCGTACATTAATTCCCCTGGACAAAGAGGCCGTACTGGAATCGGTGAAAAAGACCGGAAAAGTATTGCTGGTCAATGACGCACACAAAACCAACGGCTTTATCGGTGAGGTATCTGCCATTATAGCCGAGAGCGAAGCGTTTGATTATTTAGATGCTCCGATCATGCGCCTGGCTGCCGAAGATGTACCGGTTCCCTATAACCATAGTCTCGAAACAGCTATGATTCCCAATGTGGACCGCATCAAAAAATACATCCTTAACCTTATGAACAAACGATAA
- a CDS encoding thiamine pyrophosphate-dependent dehydrogenase E1 component subunit alpha, translating into MSITKEKLLHMYKLMLDIRNFDNKVNQMVKKGQVPGMTHFSVGEEAANVGAISAIGRGDLITSNHRGHGQSIAMEIDLNGMMAEIMGKANGTCKGKGGSMHIADLENGNLGANGIVGGGMGMAIGAALTQKMKKTGNIVLCCFGDGACNEGTFHECVNLASVWKLPVIFYTINNSYGISTPIKSVINVEYNYLRAGAYGIPGYLIEDGNNVLDVYRMLEEVVKYVRDGNGPVLVESLTYRWYGHSTSDPGKYRTKQEVDEWKKKDPILKFKVYLIENKIATDTELDELDAKSKERVEESVKFAQSSPDPNLESAFEDIFAD; encoded by the coding sequence ATGTCAATAACCAAAGAAAAGCTTCTGCATATGTACAAGCTGATGCTTGACATTCGAAATTTCGACAATAAGGTAAATCAGATGGTTAAGAAGGGACAAGTTCCCGGCATGACACACTTCTCAGTAGGCGAAGAAGCTGCGAATGTGGGAGCTATCTCTGCTATCGGCAGAGGAGATCTGATTACCTCAAACCACCGCGGACACGGACAAAGCATTGCCATGGAAATAGACCTCAACGGCATGATGGCCGAAATCATGGGAAAAGCCAATGGAACCTGTAAGGGGAAAGGGGGATCCATGCACATTGCCGACCTGGAAAATGGAAATCTTGGGGCTAACGGGATTGTAGGCGGTGGCATGGGAATGGCTATCGGTGCAGCCCTCACCCAAAAGATGAAAAAGACAGGCAATATTGTGTTATGCTGTTTTGGCGACGGCGCTTGTAACGAAGGAACCTTTCACGAATGCGTCAACCTGGCATCTGTCTGGAAACTACCGGTTATTTTCTATACGATCAACAATTCATATGGTATCAGCACTCCCATCAAATCGGTGATCAATGTCGAGTATAACTATCTGCGAGCCGGAGCATACGGTATTCCGGGGTACCTGATCGAAGATGGCAATAATGTACTGGATGTGTACAGGATGTTAGAAGAAGTGGTGAAATACGTTCGCGATGGCAATGGCCCCGTTCTGGTGGAAAGTCTCACCTACCGCTGGTATGGTCACTCCACTTCCGATCCTGGAAAATACCGCACCAAACAGGAAGTGGATGAATGGAAGAAAAAAGATCCTATTCTGAAATTTAAAGTATATCTGATTGAAAACAAGATAGCAACCGATACCGAACTTGATGAATTGGATGCCAAATCGAAAGAACGGGTGGAAGAATCTGTAAAATTCGCTCAGAGCAGTCCTGACCCCAATCTGGAATCGGCTTTCGAAGATATATTTGCCGACTAA